From the Oscillospiraceae bacterium genome, one window contains:
- a CDS encoding ABC transporter permease has product MQKSNIKKALKTVLFYIILIGAWQLISFVLVDVTHVIRPYMFSSPIQVVARLGVLCANGVLPKAVGISLSRLFSGFIISCLVGILLSLALLKSKTFYDDMRSLLAGTQALPNVCWLPFAILWCGINDSAIIFVIVLGSAFSLALSLDSAIKSINPIYVKVAKTMSCNIWTMATRIIIPAAMPGIINGLRQTWAFAWRALMASEVLNASVGLGYLMTMGRELSDMSQVMGVMLVIMFIGIVFDKLIFGIIESRVRRDRGLF; this is encoded by the coding sequence ATGCAAAAAAGTAATATTAAAAAAGCCTTAAAAACGGTTCTTTTTTACATAATACTCATCGGTGCATGGCAACTTATATCATTCGTACTGGTAGATGTCACACATGTTATAAGGCCGTATATGTTTTCATCCCCAATACAGGTAGTAGCGCGTCTGGGCGTACTGTGCGCCAACGGTGTTCTGCCAAAAGCAGTGGGAATAAGTCTTTCCAGACTGTTTTCAGGCTTTATAATATCTTGCCTTGTCGGAATATTGCTTTCACTTGCGCTTTTGAAAAGCAAAACCTTCTACGATGATATGCGTTCCCTGCTTGCAGGCACTCAGGCACTTCCGAATGTGTGCTGGCTGCCATTTGCGATACTGTGGTGCGGAATAAATGACTCCGCCATCATATTTGTTATCGTGCTTGGTTCTGCGTTTTCATTGGCTCTGTCTCTTGATTCCGCAATAAAAAGCATAAATCCCATATACGTAAAAGTGGCAAAAACCATGTCCTGCAACATATGGACCATGGCGACGAGAATAATAATCCCCGCCGCCATGCCCGGAATAATAAACGGTCTGCGTCAGACCTGGGCATTTGCATGGCGTGCGCTTATGGCAAGCGAAGTACTTAATGCATCGGTGGGTCTGGGATACCTCATGACCATGGGACGTGAGCTTTCCGACATGAGTCAGGTTATGGGAGTAATGTTGGTAATAATGTTCATCGGTATAGTTTTTGACAAGCTGATTTTCGGCATTATTGAATCCCGCGTCCGCCGTGACAGAGGTTTATTTTAA
- a CDS encoding aliphatic sulfonate ABC transporter substrate-binding protein — MKKSVFFLILLVSLFCFTACNTPDDGFIHVRIACFPNITHSQALIGMAQNSFETALGEDTKVEWHTFNAGPSEIEAIFAGEVDIGYIGPIPAINGYSKSEGEIRIIAGATGAGSLLVTRSGLKLKELKELDGKKVAVPQFANTQDILLRDLILKEGLKDRSNGGTVDIIASENPNIKLLIDRGDIDAAFVPEPWGTRLAEETGANVLLDYDDIYDNGNYPTALIVASKDFLEKHPDKVEAFLREHIRLTDYINANKNEAAVMVADQIERLTGSRLSEELIKKSFGKLIVTSDPYKNALGEFVNAYQKLGYMSVKTDFSFLTDTSILDKILSE; from the coding sequence ATGAAAAAATCCGTCTTTTTCCTCATATTGCTTGTAAGCTTATTTTGTTTTACAGCCTGCAACACACCGGATGACGGTTTTATACACGTCAGAATCGCGTGCTTCCCCAACATAACCCATTCTCAGGCACTCATCGGAATGGCACAAAACAGCTTTGAAACAGCTTTGGGTGAAGATACAAAGGTTGAATGGCATACTTTTAATGCAGGTCCGTCCGAAATTGAAGCAATTTTTGCCGGAGAGGTGGATATCGGCTACATCGGTCCCATACCTGCCATAAACGGCTATTCAAAGTCTGAGGGGGAAATAAGAATAATCGCCGGTGCCACAGGTGCAGGCTCTCTGCTTGTGACTCGCAGCGGTCTAAAGCTTAAAGAACTAAAGGAGCTTGACGGCAAAAAGGTCGCCGTACCTCAATTTGCAAACACTCAGGACATTTTACTGCGCGACCTAATCTTAAAAGAAGGTCTGAAGGACAGGAGCAACGGCGGAACAGTAGACATTATAGCCTCGGAAAACCCCAATATAAAACTTCTTATCGACCGCGGAGACATTGATGCGGCATTTGTCCCCGAGCCCTGGGGAACACGTTTGGCGGAGGAGACCGGCGCGAATGTGCTGCTTGATTACGATGACATATATGACAACGGAAATTATCCCACCGCGCTGATCGTTGCAAGCAAAGATTTTCTCGAAAAGCATCCCGACAAAGTGGAAGCTTTCCTGCGCGAGCACATCCGTTTAACAGACTACATAAACGCAAACAAAAATGAAGCGGCAGTCATGGTAGCCGATCAGATAGAAAGATTGACGGGTAGCCGTCTATCAGAAGAACTGATAAAAAAATCATTCGGAAAGCTTATCGTAACCTCTGATCCGTACAAAAACGCCCTGGGTGAATTTGTGAATGCTTACCAAAAGCTGGGATACATGAGTGTGAAAACAGATTTTTCGTTTCTCACCGACACATCTATACTGGATAAAATCCTTTCGGAGTAA
- a CDS encoding AraC family transcriptional regulator, with translation MEKCFDTCNVNFEIEKKNRQSLRPLSAGEQHCPPKHTWGAGVRSYMVVHYIISGKGTFYCGTNKFSLGAGDMFFIFPNTIVKYQADKEDPWHYAWINFSGDDSQEILSHIGVSVRNPVLKFGEGSSLLPIMRAMPRDRSDNRAENLHFASLLYEFMSLILKNRTESEESETTYFSIATHFIKNHFSDAITVSDIAAHVRINRKYLHCVFKKSCGKSPKEYIIEYRMKKACEFLHEPELSISNIAYSVGYSDPLMFSKMFKRKTGKSPTEYRKAIRNS, from the coding sequence ATGGAAAAATGCTTTGATACTTGCAATGTAAACTTTGAGATCGAGAAAAAAAACCGTCAATCCCTACGCCCTCTTTCCGCCGGAGAACAGCACTGTCCGCCGAAGCATACCTGGGGCGCAGGTGTAAGGTCATATATGGTAGTACACTACATAATTTCCGGGAAAGGCACATTTTACTGCGGAACAAACAAATTCTCCCTGGGCGCGGGAGATATGTTTTTCATATTTCCCAACACAATAGTGAAGTACCAGGCGGACAAAGAAGATCCATGGCACTATGCATGGATCAACTTTTCAGGCGACGATTCACAGGAAATTCTTTCGCATATAGGTGTGTCGGTACGAAATCCCGTTCTGAAATTCGGCGAGGGGTCTTCACTTCTCCCCATCATGCGCGCCATGCCGCGAGACCGCAGCGACAACCGTGCTGAGAACCTGCACTTTGCGTCGCTTTTATATGAGTTTATGTCGCTTATTCTCAAAAACAGAACCGAAAGTGAGGAAAGTGAAACTACTTATTTTTCGATCGCTACCCACTTTATTAAAAACCATTTCAGCGATGCCATAACCGTAAGCGATATTGCCGCGCACGTAAGGATAAACAGAAAATATCTCCACTGCGTGTTTAAAAAATCCTGTGGCAAATCGCCCAAGGAATATATAATCGAGTACAGAATGAAAAAGGCGTGTGAGTTTTTGCACGAGCCGGAGCTTTCAATAAGCAACATTGCCTATTCGGTGGGATATTCAGACCCATTGATGTTTTCAAAGATGTTCAAAAGAAAAACCGGCAAATCCCCCACAGAGTACCGCAAAGCCATACGTAATTCTTGA
- a CDS encoding ABC transporter ATP-binding protein translates to MLKIENISRCYEGSGKRFNEHTGVLDNISLEINDGEFVSIVGPSGCGKSTLINIIAGLSKPSSGAVYYNGKPITKPCKEFAMVFQESSLFPWLNVMENMTFGLKVKGVPEKEAIEKSLYYLDMVNLSQFKDYRIHQLSGGMRQRISIARALALESEVLLMDEPFVAVDTQTRSILHEEVLKIWQLTKKTILFITHDVEEAVLLSNRVVVLGFSPDNIKETVNISIPYPRTVNDDVIEHVNTIKGIINRCSNAKK, encoded by the coding sequence ATGTTAAAAATTGAAAATATCTCACGATGTTATGAGGGAAGCGGGAAACGCTTCAACGAGCACACCGGTGTTCTGGACAACATTTCGCTTGAGATAAACGACGGCGAGTTTGTCAGCATCGTCGGCCCGTCCGGTTGCGGAAAATCCACGCTCATCAATATCATCGCCGGACTGTCAAAGCCATCGAGCGGTGCTGTTTACTACAACGGCAAGCCAATCACAAAACCATGCAAAGAGTTTGCAATGGTGTTTCAGGAAAGCTCTCTTTTTCCCTGGCTGAATGTCATGGAAAACATGACCTTCGGTTTGAAGGTGAAGGGTGTTCCCGAAAAAGAGGCTATCGAAAAGTCTCTTTACTATCTTGACATGGTAAACCTTTCACAATTCAAGGATTACCGAATACATCAGCTTTCCGGCGGTATGCGTCAGCGCATCTCCATTGCACGTGCGCTTGCGTTGGAGTCGGAGGTACTGCTTATGGACGAGCCCTTTGTAGCGGTAGATACTCAAACGCGCAGCATTCTTCATGAAGAAGTGCTGAAAATATGGCAGCTCACCAAAAAAACCATACTTTTTATAACTCATGATGTAGAAGAAGCAGTTCTTTTGTCAAACCGTGTTGTGGTTCTCGGATTTTCGCCCGATAACATCAAGGAAACTGTGAATATTTCTATACCCTACCCACGTACCGTAAATGATGATGTTATCGAACATGTAAACACTATAAAAGGTATAATCAACAGGTGTTCAAATGCAAAAAAGTAA